CTGAAAGCTCAAGTATCCTTTGGTCTGAGAGCAGTCTAGCTTCCATTGCTTTTATCCTGGCATTTGGGTACGAGTAGGGAGTATACTTCCAGATAATCTGGCCGGTTTTATAGGCTACCCATGTAAGGACTACCGCTAATGTCGTGTCGAGTATCGCGGTTATCGTTGATACTTCCATTTGATTCACCCGAAGAGGACTTTTGCTATTTTAGATCTGATCTCACTTTCCATTCTCTCCATTCTCGCCTCGAAGGTGTTGTCTATCCTTATGTCTCCTGCTTCATTTTCAACTACAATCCCTCCAATGGTCTCTATTGCCTCCCCTATTTCTATTGAGACATCCCCAAGCCCAGCTTTCAGTTCATCAATCCGCGAAGCTATTAGGGAGAGTGTCGCCTCATTTGAGTACACCCTAATCTTCTTTTCTCCAAGCTCCTGGACTGCCGACTTCAGTAAGACTTTTATCGTTTCAAAGTACTCCTCCTGAGGGAGCTCCCTCAGCCTTTTCTTAACCTCTTCAATGACCTCCTGAATTAATTTCTCCTGCACGGCTAGTTTTTTTCTCCTTACTTCAAGTCTTGCATTTGCTATTATCCTCTGCTTTTCT
This is a stretch of genomic DNA from Pyrococcus kukulkanii. It encodes these proteins:
- a CDS encoding V-type ATP synthase subunit E — encoded protein: MSGAELIIQEINREAEQKIKYILEEAQKEAKKIKEEAKRKAEARAEWILRKAKTQAELEKQRIIANARLEVRRKKLAVQEKLIQEVIEEVKKRLRELPQEEYFETIKVLLKSAVQELGEKKIRVYSNEATLSLIASRIDELKAGLGDVSIEIGEAIETIGGIVVENEAGDIRIDNTFEARMERMESEIRSKIAKVLFG